ttcaaataaaacagttggactataacctggtgttgtaagattccttacatttgtcaaccccagtccatcaccggcatctccacatcatgaccacccttttaggcagtgcattccagatcataactcactgcgaaatgttttttccccccatcttccctctggttcttttgccaattatcttaaatctgtgacctctggttactcacccttctggaaacagttcctccttatttactctatcaaaacccttcatgattttgaacacctcttgctaatctcctcgtaaccttctctactccgaggacaacaaccccagtttctcctccTCAAATCAGGATTCCTGCAATTCTAGCACTTCTACTGCTGCCCCATTGGCAATGAGTTAACTCAACTCAGGCTAAGAATGTAACGTCACCTTGCTGGTCTGCAAAGCTCAGTTCTACACTGGGCTATATATTTGGAAGTCACagcattgcgatgcatcagggagagagaaagttacctggacactttgatccaggaggcagccacgccccttagactaaatactgtagaattggcacatggtcagggacaggagggtgtgactgcgagtgaggcaggtacagggatccaggagggagcattgcaggagcctcagcctctgcacttgtccaatagatacaagGTTTTGCAGCCCTTGTGAACgagtgcagggaggatgagcaaattgGCCACGGTACcttggttcagggggccattcaagtggggggagtaaaaaggaatgtggttgtagtaggcgacagtatagttagagggatagacactgttctctgcagccaagagcgagagtcccaaaggctgtgccAGGGCTAgagacatctcctcagggctggagagaaacttggagtgcgagggggaggatccagttgtcgtggtccacgtaggtaccaatgacataggtaggactaaaagaggttctgctgagggagtttgagcagctagagactaaattgaaaagcagaaccacaaaggtgataatctccggattattacctgagccacgagcaaattgatacagggtaaatcagatcagagagatgaatgtgtagctcaaagattggtgtgggagaagtgggcttcgattcacggggcactggcatcagtactggggaaagagggagctgttccgttgggactggcttcacctgaaccatgctgggaccagtgttctggcaaaccaaataactagggtggtagagaaggctttaaattaaagagagagggtggggggggggctcaggtggggcaaagtttagattgataaagagaaaagacaaggaagtagtacaggaaagtgatgggggtaaggataaacagtgtgtcaggaagggatagagcgtacaaacataagagtgcactagcaaatggggccgggggaggaaagaatggtaaaaagacaaaattaaaggttctttatctgaatgcgcgcagcattcataaaatagatgaattgatggcacaaatagaaacaaatgggtctgatgacgtggccattacagaggcgtggttgcaaggtgaccaaggttgggagctaaatattcagggttatttaacatttcggaaggataggaaaaaaggtaaaggtggtggggtagctttgttaataaaggatgaaattggtataatagtgagaaatgatcttggctcctgagatgtcgaatcaatttggatggaggcaagaaatagcaagggaaaaaaatcactggtgggagtagtatataggccccctaacagtagctacactgtagggcaaaatattaatcatgaaataaagggggcttgtaaaaaaggtaatgcaataatcatgattttaactttcacatagattgcacAAATTAAACTGGCAAAAATAGCCCCGAAGAGttcagagtgtattagggactgtttcttagaccaatgtcagggaacaggccattttggatctggtaatgggtaacgaaacaggattaattaatgatctcaagtaaaggatcccttgggaagcagtgatcataacatgatagaatttcacatccagtttgagagcgaggatcctGGGTCTGaagctactgtattaaacttaaataagggcaattataaaggaatgagggcggaattgactaaagtggactgggtaaatggattagatggtatgatggtggataacagtggcaaacatttaaaaaaatattttatgactcgcaacaaaatatccctgtgaggaggaaagactccacaaaaagggtgaaccaatcatggataactaaggaagtcaaggatggtatcaggttaaaagaaaaagcatacaacatggcaaagattactagtaagcccgaagattgggaaaactttaaaaaccagcaaagcatgacaaaaagaataataaagagggagaaaaataaattatgagagtaaactagcaagaaatataaaaactgacagtaaaagcttcgacaagtacatataaagtaaacattggtcccttagaggatgagactggggaaataataatggaaaacaaggaaatggcagaggaattgaacagatattttgtatctgtcttcacagtagaagacactaataacataccaataatagtagaaaatcaaggggcaaaggggagggaggaactaaaaacaatcactatcactagagaaaaagtacttggtaaactaatggATCTAAagtctgacaagtcccctggacctgatggcttgcatccgagggtcttaaaggaagtggctacagagttagtggatgcattggttgtaatcttcagaattcactagattctggaaaggtcccagcggattggaaaaccgcaaacgtaacacccctattcgagaagggagtgagacagaaagcaggtaactatagaccagtttgcctaacatctgtaattgggaaaatgctagaatccattattaaggaagtagtagcaggacatttggagactcataatacaatcaaggagagtcaacatggttttatgaaggggaaatcgtgtctgacaaatttattagagttctttgagaaagtaacgggcagggtggataaagggaaaccaatggatgcagtatatttggatttccaaaaggcattcaataaggtgccacataaaagattactgcataagataagagcccatggtgttgggggtaatatactggcatggatagaggattggctaactaacagaaaacaaagagtcgggataaaagggtcattttcaaaatagcaatctgtaactagtggggtgccgcagggatcagtgctggggcctcaactatttacaatatatatcaatgacttggatgaaggaacaaagtgtcttgtggccaaatttgctgatgatacaaagataggtggaaaagcaagttgcgatgaggacacaaagtgcctgcaaagggatactgacaggttaagcgaatgggcaaaaatttggcagatggaatataatgtgggaaaatgtgaagtcatccactttgggaggaaaaataaaaaagcaaaatattatttgaatggagaaatactacaaaatgctgcggtacagagggatctgggtgtcctcgtacatgaaacaaagtcaacatacaggtacagcgggtaatcaggaaggcaaacggaatattggcctttatttctacggggatggagtatgaaagcagggaagtcatgctacaactgtacagggtgctggtgagaccacacctggagcactgcatactgttctggtgcccttatttaaggaaggacatacttggattggaggcagttcagagaaggttcactaggttgattccggatatggaaggtttgtcttatgaggaaagattgaacaggttgggtctatactcattggagtttagaagaatgagaggagatcttattgaaacatacaaaattctgaggggactcggtagggcagatgctgagaggatgttacccctcatgggggaatctaaaactcgggggcatagtctcagaataaggggtcgtccgtttaagacggaaatgaggaggaatttcttctcccagagggtcatgaatctttggaattctttaccccaaaaagctgtggaggctgagtcattgaatacattcaaggctgagttagacaaattttcgaTCAGCaagagaatcaaaggatatggggaaggggcgggaaagtggagtggaggtgaaaaatcagatcagccatgatctcattaaatggcggagcaggctcgtggaccaaatggcctactcctgctcctatctcttatggtcttatagcaaGAACTATTATAGAGCTCTTTTATCTGGCACAGACGGCAATAGAATCACTGATATTGCCACTTGGCTCAATCTCTGGGAAGATTGTTTATGTGCAATCTGTTTAAGGAGCACCCCTTGCGATGCCAGCATTCGGAACAGGATGGCAGATTTCAACCCAGCTGCTTCTTCTGGTGGTTCcacatcacttttttttttataaacgaTGTAGTAAAAGGTACCCCCAGAGAGCCCCCCTTTCCCATTATTTGCTTTTTTggggaggaaaggaaagagagacaTGAGTCAAGTAACCACGAAACAACTACCTGTCGAAGGCCTTGACTCTGCCGAGCAGCTTCTTGTTGTTGCGACAGTTGATGAGGACCTGCGTGTTATTTTTGACGGACTGTGTCAGAACGGAGAGAGGCCCCGTGttaaactcctcctcctctcgcttcTGAAGCTCCTCGGGAGTCATCTCACTCTTGGGCTTGTTTAATAGACTCctaagggggaaaaaacaccaaCAGTAGTTTCACAGTGATGGCCAGGGGCTACTATTAAAGATGGACTATTAGGTGACAAGGTAAAATAACATGGCAGTGAGATCCACTTCTGGAGAGAAGGGTTTGGGCTGATCTAACAGGGACAGGCTTGTTTGGCCTAATGGTCTTTTCataaaataacttacatttatatagtacatGTCCTCACGATGCCCCAAGCTCTTTacgaccaattaattactttttgtaggcaaatacaacagccaatttgtgcacacagTCGCAGATACAGCAAATAAATGAACGACCAGAAAATATGTATCTGGTTGGTTGAGGGACGTTTAGCCAGGACACTTCGAGAACTCcatgcccttcttcaaatagagccacggaattttttttttatacacACACCCAAGCAGGTATCTCacccgaaaggtggcacctctgccaatgcagcactccctcagtactacactgaagtgtcagcctggattatgtgaaaGTCCAttgcggggcttgaacccacaactttgatTCACAGCAAGAttactaccaattgagccaatgtGACACTAGAAATTCAGAATGAGCACAGCCCAGGAAAAGAGTCAAGTGCATCACTGCGGTGAGAGAGTGGTTATCAGACTGCAAATTTACCCCCACCCTCAATGACCACAAAATATATCGAGATATCAGATGTACGTTGTGTCAACCATTGGCATGTAAAGGAGCCCTATACAAGTCGCATGTCAGAATGCTGTGCACCATCTGCTTTGGAAAAAGTCCAAAGGAAGACTACAAGCATGACCCCCAGCTTAAAAGACCTGTTATTCATAAAGGCTTAAAAAGCTAGGTCTATTCCCTTTAGAAAGACGCAGACtttggggtgatttgatagaagtatacaAAATTGTTAACAGACTTGATCATCTTCCCCTTGATAGGTTTGTGTAGAAGCCAAGTTAGGGTAGGGCTGTGGTAGACATTAGaccgttcttcttttcccagaggacaGTAGATCTATGGAACAAGTTACCGGCTCAGGTGGTGAGTGCAGATTTTCTATACTTGCCTTTAAGAGACTGGGCCAGCTCCTGATTGGGAAGAAAATCATGTCTTACAAAAAGGTTGGTAAAATACCAGATGGCATAAACATCCTGGAGTGTTTCGATCACCTAAgaggattggagaggaatttttgagatttctcccccccaccccacctcacaaaTGGCATTggagttttttttgcctctcccaggaaattacatgAATGATGGTGGGCAGGTGGGTGGatactggtgggaatggatgccTAACCGTGATAGGACACGCATCACGGTTCTGTGAGGCTGGCTTGATGGACTAGCAGGTATTTTCCTGAATATTGAGGGCAGCTCCTGGACAAGCCTTTTCCAAATGGGAACTATcgaaaatttatcaatctcagttttgaaattttcaattgacccccagcctcaacagcttgttgtgggcgagttccagatttccactccccttcatgtgaagaagtgcttcctgacatcacccctgaacggcctagctctaattttattacaccccttgttctggactcccccactagaggaaatagtttctctcgatctaacctatcaactcctttaatcatcttaaatacctcaattagatcaccccttaatcttctctactcaagggaatacaagcctagtctaagtaatctgtcctcataatttaacccttttagccccttaGGGCTACGTTAGATACTGTtagatataaatactgtagctacgagagcaggtcagaggctgggtattctgcggcgagtgactcacctcctgactccccaaagcctttccaccatcgacaaggcacaagtcaggagtgtgatggaatactctccacttgcctggatgagtgcagctccaacaacactcaagaagctcaacaccatccaagataaagcagcccgcttgattggcaccccatccaccaccctaaacattcactcccttcaccaccagtgcacagtggctgcagtgtgtaccatccacaggatgcactgcagcaactcgccaaggcttcttcgacagcacctcccaaacccgcgacctctaccacctagaaggacaagaacagcaggcacatgggaacaacaccacctgcacgttcccctccaagtcacacaccatcccgacttggaaatatatcgccgttccttcattgtcgctgggtcaaaatcctggaactcccttcctaacagcactgtgggagaaccgtcaccacacggactgcagcggttcaagaaggcggctcaccaccaccttcgagggcaattagggatgggcaataaatgccggcctcgccagcgacgcccacatcccatgaacgaatttttaaaaaagatggtTCTTCTTTACCCAGTtacctcagccctaagctctggaattccctccctaaacctctccgcttctctacctcctttaagatgcttctgtcCCGTCATAaaatcttatgtggctcggtgtcaaattttgtttgaaaatcgctcctgtgaagccccttgggatgttttactacgttaaaggcgctatataaatgcaagttgttgtgtcattctggtgaatctgcgccacACCCCCTCCaatttatccttcctgaggtgcggtgcccagaactcaaAGCAGtactccactagcttttagtgatttccatacatggatccctaaatctctgctcctccacaattcctagcttcatacatttagaaaatactctgttctatctttcttgggtccaaagtggatgacctcacactttcccacattgaactccatctcacaacagatgttagacgaataggtctataatttcctggtttatctctcccATCCTTCTTAAATAGAGGTATAATAGTTAATATGAAAATGGTAAATCTGGATAATTAAATTGAGAGTAGGACaatgggacacaggttcaaactagtgaatggcaaatttaggactgacatcAGGAAGTTTCTCTTCAAAGACTaaacaacacatggaatggactctcgGAAATAGTAGTGGAGGTAAAAACCTTAACATCACTTAAGAAGCAATAGGATGTTGCAATGTGGATACTTAAGGGTCTTTTAAGGATGAACTAAAATGGgtgaaatggccttcctcatccgtaaATATCTTAAGAAGCTTGAGGAAAGTATTCGAAATAGTGAGGGAAATAACACACTATTGCTTTGTCATTTGACCAGTATGCGTGGCCACCTTTCAGGTGGGGGTAAAGATCCTACAGCATTATTCAAAAGAGCAGAAGAGTTATCCCTGTGCACTGGCCTAATTAATATAAGAaatagcaggagtcggccatacagcccctcgagcctgctccaccattcaacaagatcatggctgatcttcgacctcaactccactttccctcccgatccccatatctcttgattccccagtccaaaaatctatcgatctcaaccttgaacacattcaacaactcagcatccacagcccttcccTCAATTcttacctcaaccaacaccaacaatcagattgtgcacaaactggctgctgcatttgcctacataacaacagtggctacacttcaaaaataaagtgttttgggatgtcttgaggatgtgaCAGATTCTgcaataaatgcaaattctttctttatcaTGACAGCAGTAAATGGGAAAAAAAGACTTCTAGTTGTAAAACCATTGTATCTAGGTTATATCTTAGATACGTCCAATCATTCAAAAAGCAGATGAATCAGAACTCTATCTAAATATGGACTATTCTAAATGCACTTGTGATGGCACTCAGTGCTTCACTCTGTAATTCTTCACTAAACCGTGTTAAGTTCTCAGCCAGTGCGCTGATAGTAGCAGCTTGCTTAAAACAGTTGCTGCACTGTAGGTGAAATGCTTCAGGACATGCAATAAGGCACCATATAAAATGTCTGTGTGACCGGATCCAGCATTCCTAACTCCTGATCCTTACCTGTTATTCCCCCTTCCCATTTTCCACCCCCGGACAAAGGGGCTGACTTATCTCCTGGTACTAAGAACAGATTAACTCAAACGTTAATCTGTCTTTTCTTCTTTCACACACCTGATGGTGTCGATCTGTGAATTCCCAACACTTTTATATACATGCAGGGCAGTCTCTTTGCGTGGTACAATTGGCTTTGCCATCACTGGGCTAGAGAGGGGCACAGATGTGTGGGGCGTCGGGTGAGGGCAGAAattggcttggttgtgatgcctctCCCACCCGCCCCGATCATCCCAGTGATGCTCGCTACAGTTGAATATCCCAGCCACTCCCAGATAGAGGGGTCAGCTAGCTGGGggtagagagggggggggggggggggggagaaagagggagggaccattggctgggggggggggagggaccactggctgggggggggggggggggagggaccactggctggggggggggggggagggaccactggctgggggggggggggagggaccactgctgggggggggggggagggaccactggctgggggggggggagggaccactggctggggggggggggagggaccactggctgggggggggggagggaccactggctggggggggagggaccactggctgggggggggggggagggaccactggctggggggggagggaccactggctgggggggggagggaccactggctggggggggagggaccactggctgggggggggggagggaccactggctggggggggagggaccactggctggggggggagggaccactggctgggggggggagggaccactggctggggggggggagggaccactggctgggggggggggagggaccactggctgggggggggagggaccactggctggggggggagggaccactggctggggggggagggaccactggctggggggggagggaccactgctggggggggggagggaccactggctgggggggggagggaccactggctggggggggaggaccactggctggggggggagggaccactggctggggggggagggaccactggctggggggggagggaccactggctgggggggggagggaccacggGGAGGgacggctgggggggggggaggaccactggctgggggggggagggaccactggctggggggggagggaccactggctggggggggggaccactggctgggggggggagggaccactggctggggggggagggaccactggctggggggggggggaccactggctgggggggggggaccactggctggggggggagggaccactggctggggggggagggaccacggGGAGGgacggctgggggggggggagggaccactggctgggggggggagggaccactggctgggggggagggaccactggctggggggggagggaccactggctggggggggagggaccactggctggggggggagggaccactggctggggggggagggaccactggctggggggggagggaccactggctggggggggaggaccactggctggggggggagggaccactggctggggggggagggaccactggctggggggggagggaccactggctggggggggagggaccactggctgggggggggagggaccactggctggggggggagggaccactggctggggggggagggaccactggctggggggggagggaccactggctggggggggagggaccactggctgggggggggagggaccactggctggggggggagggaccactggctggggggggagggaccactggctggggggggagggaccactggct
This genomic stretch from Heptranchias perlo isolate sHepPer1 chromosome 41, sHepPer1.hap1, whole genome shotgun sequence harbors:
- the snrpd2 gene encoding small nuclear ribonucleoprotein Sm D2, producing MSLLNKPKSEMTPEELQKREEEEFNTGPLSVLTQSVKNNTQVLINCRNNKKLLGRVKAFDRHCNMVLENVKEMWTEVPKSGKGKKKSKPVNKDRYISKMFLRGDSVIVVLRNPLITGK